GCCACGCGTCGATGGATCGGAACGAGTTGATGAGGTTGTACCTGAGGTCGGAACCCATCGGCACGCTCCTTTGCTGCGGGGAACCAGGCGAGATATCCCCTTCGTACCCGGTGCCCGCTCGCGCTTAACCCGAAAAAAATCCGCCGGCTCGCTGGAGCCGGCGGATCGCTAGGTGAGCGCCCGGGTCTAGAACGCGTTGCCCAGGTAGAGGGGCATCATCTTGCGCCAGGTCGTCCAGTCGTGCCGCATGTCGTGGCCCCACAGGTCGAGGTTGTGCCAGATGCCCTTCTCCCAGAGGAGCTTGGACATCTTGCGGGACTGGCCGGGGGCCTCGTAGTCGCCCTGGCCGCTCAGGATGTGGATGTTCCTGCCGTGCGAGCGAAGCTGCTGGATGAACCAGGGATCGCTGAGACCGGGCATGTAGTGGAACGGCGAGTTGAAGTAGACGTTCTTGTCGACGTAGCCGTCAGTCCAGGGATCCAGGTCGTAGGCGCCCGACATGGCGATGGTGCCGCCGAACATGTCGGGGTGACGCAGCAGGACGTTCATGGCGTGGTAGGCGCCCATGCTGGCCCCGGTGGTGACGATGTGCTGGCGGGCCCCCATGTGGTTCCAGATGAAGGGGACGACTTCCTTGGTCACGTAGGCGTCGTAGTACTCGTGCTTGCGGGCGCGCTCCGACGGGTGGATGCGGGTGTTCATCCAGGTGTGGGCGTTGACGCTGTCGATCGAGAAGACCTTGAC
This portion of the Pantanalinema sp. genome encodes:
- a CDS encoding alpha/beta hydrolase-fold protein, producing the protein MRKEVHHWYSDRIGKKMPIAVYGHYGFPLLMFPTAAADFEEYERFYLIEVMRPWIEAGKVKVFSIDSVNAHTWMNTRIHPSERARKHEYYDAYVTKEVVPFIWNHMGARQHIVTTGASMGAYHAMNVLLRHPDMFGGTIAMSGAYDLDPWTDGYVDKNVYFNSPFHYMPGLSDPWFIQQLRSHGRNIHILSGQGDYEAPGQSRKMSKLLWEKGIWHNLDLWGHDMRHDWTTWRKMMPLYLGNAF